From the Selenomonas timonae genome, one window contains:
- a CDS encoding threonine/serine exporter family protein — protein MNTELIQNASKDSNKMLNHKMKILLDIGQTLMENGADCSRIVRDMRRAAVHLRIPSEQIQSHVTYTTLMLCVSDGERSFTQFRKCLKHGVNLAVLAAVSKLTWRILRGNTPLDPIERAINRIRERPLCYPDWIIALGAAVGSGGSCKLFGGSWTEALVATIAALMGFLAHRTSTRYAFNPYACAMITGFVATLGAWIIPAALGLPTMWYALVACTIFLMPGFPSINAASDLLNRFTTSGMTRAMDTMLIIGGMTFGIAFAILVAGVHNISDVHIQPTDSYLNQAIAAILAAGGFSIMFNTPKKLLAIVAIEGIVTMLIRNVLMLEFGLPQAIGSFAAAAVVGIAALKIIHIVHTPNTLLIIPPVIPLIPCVLLYRLLFAVLHIQTISVEELLEALRFGVNGVTIILAVVVGVSIPNIFIQKRIEAQQQREISAIIAQRETED, from the coding sequence ATGAACACTGAACTCATACAAAATGCCTCCAAAGACAGCAATAAAATGCTCAACCACAAGATGAAGATCCTGCTCGACATCGGGCAGACACTCATGGAGAACGGCGCGGACTGTTCGCGCATCGTGCGCGATATGCGGCGCGCGGCAGTGCATCTCAGGATTCCCTCCGAGCAGATCCAGTCGCACGTTACCTACACGACGCTCATGCTCTGCGTCAGCGACGGTGAGCGCTCCTTTACACAGTTCCGCAAATGTCTGAAGCACGGTGTCAACCTCGCCGTCCTCGCCGCTGTCAGCAAGCTGACATGGCGTATCCTGCGCGGCAATACGCCGCTGGATCCAATCGAGCGCGCAATCAACCGCATCCGCGAGCGTCCGCTCTGCTATCCCGACTGGATCATTGCGCTCGGCGCCGCCGTCGGCTCGGGCGGCTCGTGCAAGCTCTTTGGCGGCAGCTGGACAGAGGCGCTTGTCGCCACCATCGCGGCGCTCATGGGTTTCCTCGCCCACCGCACGAGCACGCGATACGCCTTCAACCCCTATGCATGCGCCATGATTACGGGCTTTGTCGCAACGCTCGGCGCATGGATCATCCCCGCTGCGCTCGGGCTTCCTACGATGTGGTATGCGCTCGTCGCCTGCACCATCTTCCTCATGCCCGGCTTCCCATCGATCAACGCCGCGAGCGACCTGCTGAACCGCTTCACCACCTCGGGCATGACGCGCGCAATGGACACGATGCTCATCATCGGCGGCATGACCTTCGGCATCGCCTTTGCCATCCTCGTTGCGGGCGTACACAATATTTCGGACGTGCACATACAGCCGACCGACAGCTATCTCAATCAGGCGATTGCCGCCATCCTCGCGGCAGGCGGCTTCTCCATCATGTTCAACACACCGAAGAAGCTGCTCGCCATCGTCGCTATCGAGGGCATTGTGACCATGCTCATTCGCAACGTCCTGATGCTCGAGTTCGGACTGCCGCAGGCAATCGGCTCCTTCGCAGCAGCAGCCGTCGTCGGCATCGCCGCGCTGAAGATCATCCATATCGTTCACACGCCGAATACCCTGCTCATCATCCCGCCCGTCATCCCCCTCATCCCCTGCGTCCTCCTCTATCGCCTCCTCTTCGCCGTCCTGCACATCCAGACCATCTCCGTCGAGGAGCTGCTGGAGGCGCTGCGCTTCGGCGTAAACGGCGTCACCATCATTCTCGCCGTCGTCGTCGGTGTCTCCATCCCGAACATCTTCATCCAGAAGCGCATTGAGGCACAGCAGCAGCGCGAGATCAGCGCCATCATCGCACAGCGAGAGACGGAGGACTGA